The following are encoded together in the Sphingomonas insulae genome:
- a CDS encoding NADH:flavin oxidoreductase/NADH oxidase — protein MTSPALFQPITVGSLAMRNRIVIAPMCQYSAENGCMTDWHLIHLGHLALSGAGLLTIEASAVVPEGRITHADVGLYDDATEAAMARVLESVRRHSDMPIAIQLAHAGRKASTDLPWKGGKQIAPDHADGWQTVAPSPLPFADGEHAPTALSLDDLKRLCDAFAAAARRAARLGIDAVQLHGAHGYLLHQFLSPLSNRRDDDYGGSLDNRMRFPLEVFDAVRAAFPADRPVTMRVSGSDWVDGGWDAEQTVAFARALEARGCAAIHVSSGGLDPRQAIPVGPSYQVPLARAVKQGCGLPVVAVGLITDYEQAEAIVGTDDADMIALARTILYDPRWPWHAAAHLGAHVKAPDQYLRSQPRQYRDLFDVDRQLSD, from the coding sequence ATGACCAGCCCCGCCCTCTTCCAACCCATCACCGTCGGATCGCTCGCGATGCGCAATCGCATCGTGATCGCGCCGATGTGCCAATATTCCGCCGAAAACGGCTGCATGACCGACTGGCATCTGATCCACCTCGGCCATCTCGCCTTGTCGGGGGCGGGGCTGCTGACGATCGAGGCGAGCGCCGTCGTCCCGGAGGGGCGGATCACCCACGCCGATGTCGGCCTATACGACGATGCGACCGAGGCGGCGATGGCGCGGGTGCTGGAATCGGTACGACGCCATTCGGACATGCCGATCGCGATCCAGCTGGCCCATGCCGGGCGCAAGGCGTCGACCGACCTGCCGTGGAAGGGCGGCAAGCAGATCGCGCCGGACCATGCCGATGGCTGGCAGACAGTCGCACCATCGCCGCTGCCGTTCGCCGATGGAGAGCATGCGCCGACCGCGCTGTCGCTCGACGATCTGAAACGCCTGTGCGACGCCTTCGCCGCGGCGGCGCGACGGGCTGCGCGGCTGGGCATCGATGCGGTGCAATTGCACGGTGCGCACGGCTATCTGCTCCATCAGTTCCTGTCGCCGCTCTCCAACCGGCGCGACGACGATTACGGCGGCAGCCTGGACAACCGCATGCGCTTTCCGCTGGAGGTATTCGATGCGGTCCGCGCCGCCTTCCCGGCGGACCGGCCGGTGACGATGCGCGTATCGGGCAGCGACTGGGTCGATGGCGGTTGGGATGCGGAGCAGACCGTCGCGTTCGCGCGGGCGCTGGAGGCGCGCGGCTGTGCGGCGATCCACGTATCCAGCGGCGGGCTGGACCCGCGGCAGGCGATCCCGGTCGGGCCGAGCTATCAGGTACCGCTGGCCCGTGCGGTGAAGCAGGGGTGCGGGCTGCCGGTGGTCGCGGTCGGCCTCATCACCGATTACGAGCAGGCGGAGGCGATCGTCGGCACCGATGATGCGGACATGATCGCGCTCGCTCGCACCATCCTCTACGATCCGCGCTGGCCATGGCATGCAGCGGCGCATCTGGGCGCGCACGTGAAGGCGCCCGATCAATATCTCCGGTCGCAGCCCCGCCAGTATCGCGACCTGTTCGACGTCGACCGGCAATTGTCTGACTAG
- a CDS encoding ABC transporter ATP-binding protein has protein sequence MAGEGDPVKRTECRAGNPWGRRLVGSPWRGLTRLGSGARTRPPGTPDWLLADEPLASLDPAHQVDILDRLRGVAQEGRGVALVLHDLAQAARIADDVLLLRQGRIVADGPTAAVLTPERIADVFDVRVAMLPDSAMMVPIGRILR, from the coding sequence TTGGCGGGCGAAGGGGATCCGGTCAAGCGGACGGAGTGCCGCGCCGGCAACCCATGGGGCCGGCGACTGGTGGGATCGCCGTGGCGCGGCCTGACGCGGCTTGGGTCAGGCGCGCGAACCCGCCCACCGGGCACCCCGGACTGGCTGCTCGCCGACGAACCCTTGGCCAGCCTCGACCCGGCGCATCAGGTCGATATCCTCGATCGGCTGCGCGGCGTCGCGCAGGAGGGCAGGGGGGTGGCGCTCGTCCTCCACGATCTGGCGCAGGCGGCGCGGATCGCCGACGACGTGCTGCTGCTGCGGCAGGGTCGCATCGTCGCGGACGGGCCGACCGCCGCGGTGCTGACGCCGGAACGCATCGCCGACGTGTTCGACGTGCGGGTCGCGATGCTGCCCGACAGCGCGATGATGGTACCGATCGGTCGCATCCTGCGCTGA
- a CDS encoding TonB-dependent receptor domain-containing protein has translation MRHRHAGHRRGPNTNGTPYNCTYIFTQDGRLTPQTGTRYGSGPTGGILGGNGATGREGQTVSILPFLERANFNVLSHYEFAPALEVFLEAKYDRVRAVGNNAGPSFIQTGSGNTGNIGDARERPRIDNPFLAAADRTTLANLILASGCNTSLTASCPAGGNLTAANRAAIADGSYRFQLARNLLDVGLRDEKFTRETYRIVGGLRGTFNGDWSYELSGNYGEFNQTTNTNGFIDRQRFSLAMDAGRNPVTGQIQCRSQYDPASAIAIQRANSGDTAVNAARLAADIAACRPYNPFGGSDNTAAVNYFSRAFDAKAKLTQLDIQAFVGGDTSQLFELPGGPIRFSLGGEYRREKAYYRQDPFVTDGYTNGVSIPLFDPPAFKVKEGFGEVQVPLLKDLPFFKELTLTGAGRYSDYGKGIGSTWTYNGGAQWSPIRDVRFRANYGRAVRAPNVSETGFPLVPNFANNFQDPCQANNIGASANRNTNCTAQLTAAQRNNLVNGVALPIVSGSNPNLAPEKSDSWTFGGVIQPSFIPGLSVTVDYYNIRVKGIITSVAAQTIVNQCYDSASLNNVFCSSFSRYLGTGTGPAGELPGQVLANSLIQAPLNFAKRERKGIDFNVSYRKDISENVKFNTNMIYVHTLKNSDYQDPTNPDFETHNLENIGFPKDEFQWDTDLGIGPVILGYRLHLIGTQYVTAYNNFNSVNGLPPANIDASSPIKYPVITYSDLQMTWNIENNGKKDAFQLYAGVDNVFNQLPPFGTLANGVGTAIFRFTGRAYHAGFRARF, from the coding sequence ATGCGGCACCGGCACGCTGGCCACCGCCGGGGGCCGAACACCAACGGCACGCCGTACAATTGCACCTACATCTTCACCCAGGACGGTCGCCTGACGCCGCAGACCGGGACGCGCTACGGCTCCGGCCCGACGGGTGGCATCCTGGGAGGCAACGGTGCGACTGGCCGCGAAGGCCAAACGGTCTCGATCCTGCCGTTCCTCGAGCGTGCCAATTTCAACGTGCTGTCGCATTACGAGTTCGCGCCGGCGTTGGAGGTGTTCCTCGAGGCGAAGTACGACCGGGTACGGGCAGTCGGCAACAATGCCGGCCCGTCTTTCATTCAGACCGGTTCGGGCAACACGGGCAACATCGGCGACGCGCGCGAGCGGCCGCGTATCGACAACCCGTTCCTGGCTGCGGCAGACCGTACCACGCTGGCGAACCTGATCCTCGCGTCGGGTTGCAACACCAGCCTCACCGCGTCGTGCCCGGCAGGCGGCAACCTGACCGCCGCCAACCGCGCGGCAATCGCCGATGGCTCGTATCGTTTCCAGCTTGCACGCAATCTGCTGGACGTTGGCCTGCGTGACGAGAAGTTCACCCGCGAAACCTATCGTATCGTCGGCGGCCTTCGTGGCACGTTTAATGGCGACTGGTCGTATGAACTCTCGGGCAACTACGGCGAGTTCAACCAGACGACCAACACCAACGGCTTTATCGATCGCCAGCGCTTCTCGCTTGCGATGGATGCCGGCCGTAATCCGGTGACGGGCCAGATTCAGTGTCGGTCGCAATACGATCCGGCCTCGGCAATCGCCATCCAGCGTGCAAATTCCGGCGACACGGCGGTCAACGCGGCGCGTCTGGCGGCGGATATCGCGGCCTGTCGGCCGTACAACCCGTTCGGGGGTTCGGATAACACCGCAGCCGTCAATTACTTCTCTCGTGCCTTCGACGCGAAGGCAAAGCTGACGCAGCTCGACATCCAGGCATTCGTCGGCGGTGACACGAGCCAGCTGTTCGAGCTGCCGGGTGGCCCGATCCGCTTCTCGCTCGGCGGTGAATATCGTCGTGAGAAGGCCTATTACAGGCAGGATCCGTTCGTGACCGATGGCTACACCAACGGTGTGTCGATCCCCCTGTTCGATCCGCCTGCCTTCAAGGTGAAGGAAGGCTTCGGCGAGGTCCAGGTGCCGCTCCTCAAGGATCTGCCGTTCTTCAAGGAACTGACCCTTACCGGAGCCGGCCGTTACTCGGATTACGGCAAGGGCATCGGTTCGACCTGGACCTACAACGGCGGTGCACAGTGGTCGCCGATCAGAGACGTCCGCTTCCGGGCCAATTACGGTCGTGCAGTTCGTGCGCCCAACGTTTCGGAAACCGGCTTCCCGCTGGTCCCGAACTTCGCCAACAACTTCCAGGATCCCTGCCAGGCGAACAACATCGGCGCGAGCGCCAACCGTAACACCAATTGCACGGCCCAGCTGACGGCGGCACAGCGGAATAATCTGGTAAATGGCGTCGCCCTCCCGATCGTGAGCGGCAGCAACCCGAACCTGGCGCCTGAAAAATCGGATTCCTGGACGTTCGGTGGCGTGATCCAGCCGAGCTTCATTCCGGGTCTGTCGGTGACGGTGGATTACTATAACATCCGGGTGAAGGGCATCATCACGTCGGTCGCCGCGCAGACGATCGTTAACCAGTGTTACGACTCGGCAAGTCTGAACAACGTCTTCTGCTCCTCGTTCTCGCGCTACCTTGGCACCGGCACGGGTCCCGCCGGCGAACTTCCGGGACAGGTCCTTGCCAATTCGCTGATCCAAGCGCCGCTCAACTTTGCGAAGCGCGAGCGCAAGGGCATCGACTTCAACGTCTCGTATCGCAAGGACATTTCAGAGAACGTGAAGTTCAACACGAACATGATTTACGTTCACACCCTTAAGAACAGCGACTATCAAGATCCGACCAATCCTGATTTCGAAACGCATAATCTCGAGAACATCGGTTTCCCGAAGGACGAATTCCAGTGGGACACGGATCTCGGTATCGGGCCGGTTATCCTCGGGTATCGCCTCCACCTGATTGGGACGCAGTACGTGACCGCGTACAACAACTTCAATTCGGTGAATGGCTTGCCACCGGCGAATATCGATGCATCGTCCCCCATCAAGTATCCGGTGATCACGTATTCGGATCTTCAGATGACGTGGAATATCGAGAATAACGGAAAGAAGGACGCCTTCCAGTTGTACGCGGGTGTCGACAACGTGTTCAACCAGCTCCCGCCGTTCGGTACGCTGGCGAATGGCGTTGGTACGGCGATCTTCCGGTTTACCGGCCGCGCCTATCACGCTGGCTTCCGCGCCCGGTTCTAA
- a CDS encoding aldehyde dehydrogenase (NADP(+)), which produces MIDGALLIGGEARQASDRFTAVNPASGDTLSPDFSSAGIDAVAEACALAEAAFPTYAATDLAARAAFLEAIAENILAIGDDLIVRAMSESGLPRARLEGERGRTVGQLKLFAGVVRQGDFLDATIDPAMPDRAPLPRPDLRRINLAIGPVAVFGASNFPLAFSVAGGDTASALAAGCPVVVKGHPAHPGTGEMVARAIQQAVADAGLPAGVFAYLPGETNALGGALVADPRIQAVGFTGSRAGGLALVRIASERPEPIPVYAEMSSINPVVLFPAALAARGEALGKEFVASLTMGAGQFCTNPGLVLAIDGPDLDTFVAAAATAMADAAPATMLSPGIHASFEKGVDALAGHDAVRTVARGKVGEGVNQAVGAVFETDAQAFLADTALSHEVFGSSSVVVRCSDMAEIAAVIAGLEGQLTATLQMDPADERDAAALVPVIARRVGRILANGWPTGVEVAPAMVHGGPFPATSDGRTTSVGTLAIARFLRPVCFQNLAPGLLPAGLRDDNAWGVARRIDGVREGGSR; this is translated from the coding sequence ATGATCGACGGCGCCCTGCTGATCGGCGGCGAAGCACGCCAGGCATCCGACCGGTTCACCGCGGTGAATCCGGCGAGCGGCGACACGCTGTCGCCCGACTTCTCCTCTGCCGGCATCGATGCGGTCGCGGAGGCATGCGCCCTCGCCGAGGCCGCATTCCCCACCTATGCCGCCACCGACCTCGCGGCGCGCGCCGCATTCCTGGAGGCGATCGCCGAGAACATCCTCGCGATCGGCGACGACCTGATCGTCCGCGCGATGAGCGAGAGCGGCCTGCCGCGCGCGCGGCTGGAGGGCGAGCGCGGCCGTACCGTCGGACAGCTGAAGCTGTTTGCCGGCGTGGTCCGCCAGGGCGACTTCCTCGATGCGACCATCGATCCGGCGATGCCCGACCGGGCGCCGCTGCCCCGCCCCGACCTGCGCCGCATCAATCTTGCGATCGGTCCGGTCGCCGTATTCGGTGCGTCCAACTTCCCGCTCGCCTTCTCGGTCGCCGGCGGCGACACCGCATCGGCCCTTGCCGCCGGCTGCCCGGTGGTGGTGAAGGGCCATCCCGCACATCCCGGCACCGGTGAAATGGTCGCCCGTGCGATCCAGCAGGCGGTGGCCGATGCCGGCCTGCCCGCCGGCGTGTTCGCCTATTTGCCCGGCGAAACCAACGCACTGGGCGGCGCATTGGTCGCCGATCCGCGCATTCAGGCGGTCGGTTTCACCGGGTCGCGTGCCGGCGGTCTGGCGCTGGTGCGCATCGCATCGGAACGCCCCGAACCGATCCCGGTCTATGCCGAAATGTCGAGCATCAACCCGGTCGTCCTGTTTCCGGCGGCGCTCGCGGCGCGGGGCGAGGCGCTGGGGAAGGAATTCGTCGCATCGCTGACGATGGGCGCCGGGCAGTTCTGCACCAATCCCGGCCTGGTGCTGGCGATCGACGGCCCCGACCTCGACACCTTCGTCGCCGCGGCCGCCACGGCGATGGCCGACGCCGCACCGGCGACGATGCTGTCGCCGGGCATCCATGCGAGCTTCGAAAAGGGCGTCGACGCCCTCGCCGGCCATGACGCGGTCCGCACCGTCGCGCGCGGCAAGGTGGGCGAAGGCGTCAACCAGGCGGTCGGCGCGGTGTTCGAAACCGATGCGCAGGCATTCCTGGCCGATACGGCGCTGAGCCACGAGGTGTTCGGGTCGTCCTCCGTCGTGGTCCGCTGCAGCGACATGGCGGAGATCGCCGCGGTGATCGCCGGACTGGAAGGCCAGCTGACCGCCACGCTGCAGATGGACCCCGCCGACGAGCGGGACGCCGCCGCGCTGGTGCCGGTGATCGCCCGCCGTGTCGGCCGCATCTTGGCGAACGGCTGGCCGACGGGGGTCGAAGTCGCACCGGCGATGGTCCATGGCGGGCCGTTCCCGGCGACCAGCGATGGCCGCACAACCTCGGTCGGGACGCTCGCCATCGCGCGCTTCCTGCGACCGGTGTGCTTCCAGAATCTTGCGCCCGGCCTGCTACCGGCAGGATTGCGGGACGACAACGCGTGGGGCGTCGCCCGGCGGATCGACGGGGTGCGTGAGGGCGGTTCGCGGTAA
- a CDS encoding SMP-30/gluconolactonase/LRE family protein, whose product MTDHDVRTVLPVQAMLGEGPVWIGRDSALWFVDIKGHHVHRFDPATGAARRWDAPDQVGWVLPTAAGGLIAGLRSGVHRFDPVDGSFVLLAQPDGHPAHNRLNDAATDGAGRLWFGTMDDDERAASGRLFRFDGAGVADSGLPPVCITNGPAIHAPTGTLYHTDTVGKTVWRATIRDDGTLGAPAPFVTIEDGAGHPDGSVVDAEGCVWVALWGGWGVRRYDPAGVLMGTVSLPASNITKIAFGGPDLRTAYATSARKGLDAAALAEQPEAGNLFAFDPGVAGIAVTPVAM is encoded by the coding sequence ATGACCGACCATGATGTGCGCACCGTGCTGCCGGTGCAGGCGATGCTGGGCGAGGGGCCGGTATGGATCGGTCGCGATAGCGCCCTGTGGTTCGTCGACATCAAGGGTCATCATGTCCATCGCTTCGACCCGGCGACGGGCGCGGCGCGGCGCTGGGACGCACCCGATCAGGTCGGCTGGGTGTTGCCGACGGCGGCCGGCGGCCTGATCGCGGGCCTGCGCAGCGGCGTGCATCGCTTCGATCCGGTGGACGGCAGCTTCGTGTTGCTGGCGCAGCCCGACGGGCATCCGGCGCACAACCGTCTGAACGATGCCGCCACCGATGGCGCTGGACGGCTCTGGTTCGGGACGATGGACGATGACGAGCGCGCGGCGAGCGGCCGGCTGTTCCGCTTCGATGGCGCGGGTGTCGCGGACAGCGGCCTGCCGCCGGTGTGCATCACCAACGGCCCCGCGATCCACGCGCCGACCGGCACGCTGTATCACACCGACACGGTCGGCAAGACGGTGTGGCGCGCGACGATCCGCGACGACGGTACCCTCGGTGCGCCCGCGCCATTCGTGACGATCGAGGACGGCGCCGGGCATCCCGACGGTTCGGTGGTGGATGCGGAGGGCTGCGTGTGGGTCGCGCTGTGGGGCGGTTGGGGCGTGCGCCGTTACGATCCCGCCGGCGTGCTGATGGGGACGGTGTCGCTGCCGGCGTCCAACATCACCAAGATCGCGTTCGGCGGCCCCGATCTGCGGACCGCCTATGCGACCAGCGCGCGCAAGGGACTGGATGCCGCCGCCCTTGCCGAGCAGCCGGAGGCGGGCAATCTGTTCGCGTTCGATCCGGGCGTGGCCGGGATCGCCGTGACACCGGTCGCGATGTAG
- a CDS encoding TonB-dependent receptor plug domain-containing protein yields the protein MKNWLLSASALAGGMLLAPIASAQTTTLPPCSDTVTTECVPQEAPAGTSSTGTNSDDSARPNEDIVITGSRIRSPNLVSDVPITSVSGDSLLAQGQTNVGSVLNDLPQLASTFSQQNPGSGIGIGGLNLLDLRGLGTSRTLVLVNGRRHVAADILNNAVSPDVNSIPNNLIDRIDIVTGGNSAVYGSDAIAGVVNFILKRDYNGLELRGSTGINEPGFGGNQLISVLAGKNFADGRGNITVSGQFTHQERVFASDVPYFRTVNAIATVDTDPGGLTSGSDGFPDAIFLRNIHSATNNPYGLIPIQQQPGIAACGTGTLATAGGRTPTARRTIAPTSSPRTVA from the coding sequence ATGAAGAATTGGTTGCTATCCGCGAGCGCGCTCGCGGGCGGGATGCTGTTGGCCCCGATCGCGTCTGCGCAGACGACGACGCTCCCTCCGTGCTCTGATACCGTGACGACTGAATGCGTGCCGCAAGAGGCGCCGGCCGGTACGTCGAGCACCGGTACGAACAGTGACGACTCGGCGCGCCCCAATGAAGACATCGTCATCACCGGTTCGCGCATTCGCAGCCCGAATCTCGTCTCGGACGTTCCGATCACGTCGGTCAGCGGCGATAGCCTGTTGGCGCAAGGCCAAACCAACGTTGGTTCGGTGCTGAACGACCTGCCGCAGCTCGCCAGCACCTTCTCACAGCAGAACCCCGGCTCGGGCATCGGCATCGGCGGTCTGAACCTGCTCGATCTTCGCGGTCTGGGCACCTCACGTACGCTGGTCCTGGTCAACGGCCGTCGCCACGTCGCCGCTGACATCCTGAACAACGCAGTGTCGCCCGACGTCAACTCCATTCCGAACAACCTCATCGATCGCATCGACATCGTGACCGGCGGCAACTCCGCGGTGTACGGTTCGGATGCCATTGCCGGCGTCGTGAACTTCATTCTGAAGCGCGATTACAACGGATTGGAGCTCCGTGGCTCGACCGGCATCAATGAACCTGGCTTTGGTGGCAACCAGCTGATTTCCGTCCTTGCCGGCAAAAATTTCGCGGATGGCCGCGGCAACATCACCGTCAGCGGCCAGTTCACGCATCAGGAGCGCGTATTCGCGTCTGATGTTCCGTACTTCCGAACGGTAAACGCCATCGCCACGGTTGATACCGATCCTGGCGGGCTGACCAGCGGCAGCGACGGGTTTCCGGACGCGATATTCCTGCGGAATATCCACAGCGCCACCAATAATCCGTACGGCCTGATCCCGATCCAGCAGCAGCCCGGGATCGCGGCATGCGGCACCGGCACGCTGGCCACCGCCGGGGGCCGAACACCAACGGCACGCCGTACAATTGCACCTACATCTTCACCCAGGACGGTCGCCTGA
- a CDS encoding TonB-dependent receptor codes for MRPSVIAVLPLASLALAGPASAQSTGPDIVVTGRGLPASPGERAFDIVTIDRDRLQAKASQRLESVLADVAGLQQFRRSDSRTANPTSQGITLRGIGGNASSRALLILDGVPQADPFGGWVAFPAYATGRLGQVRVTRGGGSGYFGPGALAGTIQLDSATPDQLSPLEASAFYGSRQAVEAQGSAALVRGGGFATLSAAYARGDGFVPTVAASRGPVDRAAPYEQASGALRTVVTIAPSTEVQANVSAFTDRRERGTAFTANRSQGADASVRLVGRGRWGWSALAYLQTRAFASGFASVNAARTTVSQSLDQYNTPATGLGARLEVQPPVGDAVDLRLGADIRDVSGKTQELFTFVNAAPTRRREAGGSTRTNGIFVDGSVASGALTLTGAARVDWWSIDGGYLSERPVAGGAALTDNRFANRDGSEFTGRVGAAWRPVDAVTLRGAAYRGWRLPTLNELYRPFRVGNDITAANAALAPERLTGIEGGVTLTPFAGASLAATVFRNQLDDAIANVTLSSTATSASRVRRNLDAIRSTGLEVDARYALGAFDMLASWSHIDARVRSSGAAAALDGLRPAQTPRDAVSGTIGWRQRGVALSATVRHVASQFDDDQNSRSLAPATTLDGFAALPVTRGIAIEARAENVFDARVEAGISGANIVERATPRTLWIGVRAKIG; via the coding sequence ATGCGTCCTTCCGTCATCGCCGTCCTTCCGCTGGCCAGCCTTGCCCTTGCCGGGCCTGCCTCGGCGCAAAGCACCGGTCCCGACATCGTCGTCACCGGGCGCGGCTTGCCCGCATCGCCGGGCGAGCGCGCGTTCGATATCGTCACCATCGATCGCGACCGGTTGCAGGCGAAGGCCAGCCAGCGGCTGGAAAGCGTATTGGCCGACGTCGCCGGTTTGCAGCAGTTCCGCCGCTCCGACAGCCGCACCGCCAACCCGACCAGCCAGGGCATCACCTTGCGCGGCATCGGTGGCAACGCGTCCAGCCGTGCGCTGCTGATCCTCGATGGCGTGCCGCAGGCCGACCCGTTCGGCGGCTGGGTCGCCTTTCCCGCCTATGCCACCGGGCGGCTGGGGCAGGTGCGGGTGACGCGCGGCGGCGGCAGCGGCTATTTCGGACCGGGCGCGCTGGCGGGGACGATCCAGCTCGACAGCGCGACGCCGGACCAATTGTCCCCCCTTGAGGCGAGCGCCTTCTATGGCAGCCGCCAGGCGGTGGAGGCGCAAGGGTCGGCGGCGCTGGTGCGCGGCGGCGGCTTCGCCACGCTGTCGGCGGCCTATGCGCGCGGCGACGGCTTCGTGCCGACCGTCGCCGCCAGCCGTGGCCCGGTGGACCGGGCAGCGCCCTATGAGCAGGCGTCGGGCGCACTGCGCACGGTGGTGACGATCGCGCCCTCGACCGAAGTGCAGGCCAATGTCAGCGCCTTCACCGACCGGCGCGAACGCGGCACGGCATTCACCGCTAACCGGTCGCAGGGCGCGGACGCCAGCGTGCGGCTGGTCGGGCGCGGACGCTGGGGCTGGTCGGCGCTCGCCTACCTCCAGACGCGGGCGTTCGCCTCGGGCTTCGCCAGCGTCAATGCCGCGCGCACGACGGTCAGCCAGTCGCTCGACCAGTATAATACCCCTGCCACCGGCCTCGGCGCGCGGCTGGAGGTGCAGCCGCCGGTCGGCGACGCGGTCGACCTCCGGCTGGGCGCCGACATTCGTGACGTATCGGGCAAGACGCAGGAGCTGTTCACCTTCGTCAACGCCGCACCGACGCGGCGCCGCGAAGCGGGCGGCTCGACCCGGACCAACGGGATATTCGTCGACGGCAGCGTCGCTTCGGGTGCGCTGACGCTGACCGGCGCCGCGCGCGTCGACTGGTGGAGCATCGACGGCGGCTATCTCAGCGAACGGCCGGTCGCCGGGGGTGCGGCGCTGACCGACAACCGCTTCGCGAATCGCGACGGCAGCGAATTCACCGGTCGGGTCGGTGCGGCGTGGCGGCCGGTCGATGCGGTGACGCTGCGCGGCGCGGCCTATCGCGGCTGGCGGCTGCCGACGCTCAACGAACTGTACCGCCCCTTCCGCGTCGGAAACGACATCACCGCCGCCAACGCCGCCCTCGCCCCCGAACGGCTGACCGGCATCGAGGGCGGCGTCACGCTGACGCCGTTCGCGGGCGCCAGCCTGGCGGCGACGGTGTTCCGCAACCAGCTCGACGATGCGATCGCCAACGTCACGCTGTCGTCGACCGCGACCAGCGCATCCCGGGTGCGGCGCAACCTGGATGCGATCCGCTCGACCGGGCTCGAGGTCGATGCGCGTTATGCCCTGGGCGCGTTCGACATGCTGGCATCGTGGAGCCACATCGACGCGCGGGTCCGATCATCGGGCGCGGCGGCGGCGCTCGACGGACTTCGCCCCGCGCAAACACCGCGCGATGCGGTGTCGGGGACCATCGGCTGGCGACAGCGCGGCGTCGCGCTGTCGGCGACCGTGCGCCATGTCGCAAGCCAGTTCGACGACGACCAGAACAGCCGCAGCCTGGCCCCGGCGACGACGCTGGACGGATTTGCTGCGCTACCGGTGACGCGAGGCATCGCGATCGAGGCAAGGGCGGAAAACGTTTTCGACGCGCGGGTCGAGGCGGGGATCAGCGGCGCGAACATCGTCGAACGCGCGACGCCGCGTACGCTGTGGATCGGCGTTCGCGCGAAGATCGGATGA
- a CDS encoding alanine racemase gives MTAPHRLRLDAAALIHNWQALDRLSGTAACGAAIKADGYGLGAAGVAARLADAGCRDFFVATWDEAERVAALRLPLSVLHGVRAEDMPIALSGIARPVLNSDVQVARWRSASGGACDVMVDTGMNRLGVSADAVRDGLLDGLTIDTLMSHLACADEDRAMNAAQRTAFAALRGVTGARRMSLANSAGIALGTDYAFDLTRPGLALYGGVPRGELADALRQVAMPEAQVLQRRTVAAGDTVGYNATWTATQPTEVAIINVGYADGYLRAFSDRGTADCGRLSVIGRVSMDLVALDVGAAPDLAEGDWVPLDFALPDVAARSGLSQYELLTGLGRRYERLWA, from the coding sequence GTGACCGCTCCCCATCGCCTTCGCCTCGACGCTGCCGCCCTCATCCACAACTGGCAGGCGCTGGACCGCCTGAGCGGTACGGCGGCGTGCGGCGCGGCGATCAAGGCGGACGGTTACGGCCTGGGCGCGGCAGGCGTCGCGGCGCGTCTGGCCGACGCGGGCTGTCGCGATTTCTTCGTCGCGACCTGGGACGAAGCCGAGCGGGTCGCCGCGTTGCGGCTGCCCTTGTCCGTGCTGCACGGCGTGCGGGCGGAGGACATGCCGATCGCACTGAGCGGCATCGCGCGCCCGGTGCTGAACAGCGACGTGCAGGTCGCGCGCTGGCGGTCCGCGAGCGGCGGGGCGTGCGACGTGATGGTCGACACCGGCATGAACCGGCTGGGCGTGTCCGCCGATGCGGTGCGGGACGGCCTGCTCGACGGCCTGACGATCGACACGCTGATGAGCCATCTCGCTTGCGCCGACGAGGATCGTGCGATGAACGCCGCGCAGCGGACTGCGTTCGCCGCATTGCGCGGGGTGACGGGCGCGCGGCGGATGAGCCTCGCCAATTCCGCCGGCATTGCGCTGGGGACGGATTATGCGTTCGACCTGACGCGGCCGGGGCTGGCGCTGTACGGCGGTGTCCCGCGCGGCGAGCTGGCCGACGCCTTGCGACAGGTGGCGATGCCGGAGGCGCAGGTGCTGCAGCGACGTACCGTCGCCGCTGGCGATACCGTCGGATACAACGCGACCTGGACTGCGACGCAGCCGACGGAGGTCGCGATCATCAATGTTGGTTACGCCGATGGCTACCTCCGCGCTTTCTCCGACCGCGGCACTGCCGACTGCGGTCGCCTGTCGGTGATCGGCCGCGTTTCGATGGACTTGGTTGCGCTCGACGTCGGTGCGGCCCCGGATCTTGCAGAGGGCGATTGGGTCCCATTAGACTTCGCCCTGCCGGATGTCGCCGCACGTAGCGGCCTGTCGCAATATGAGCTACTGACGGGGCTGGGGCGGCGTTACGAGCGGCTGTGGGCGTAA